The proteins below are encoded in one region of Coturnix japonica isolate 7356 chromosome 10, Coturnix japonica 2.1, whole genome shotgun sequence:
- the FAM174B gene encoding membrane protein FAM174B → MRSPVPLLLIAACLLLSLHEARCSREPPAVAVSPVNGSRLPAEPHGAAGNHSRAQLSPVPALLRDLSALKAAVIGACALTAALIACLLLRVFRSGKRIKKTRKYDIITTPAERVEMAPLNEEDDEDEDSTVFDVKYR, encoded by the exons ATGCGCTCTCCAGTCCCGCTGCTGCTGATCGCggcctgcctgctgctctcgCTGCATGAAGCCCGCTGTAGCCGGGAGCCGCCGGCGGTGGCGGTCAGCCCGGTGAACGGCAGCCGCCTGCCCGCAGAACCGCACGGAGCGGCCGGCAACCACAGCCGGGCCCAGCTGAGCCCCGTGCCCGCGCTGCTCCGAGATCTCTCCGCTCTGAAGGCCGCCGTCATCGGGGCCTGCGCCCTCACGGCCGCGCTCATCGCTTGTCTGCTGCTCCGTGTCTTCAG GTCAGGAAAGAGGATTAAGAAGACCAGGAAGTATGACATAATCACCACTCCAGCTGAGCGGGTAGAAATGGCTCCTCTGAATGAAGAAGATGATGAGGACGAAGACTCAACAGTGTTTGATGTGAAATACAG